A region from the Natronoarchaeum mannanilyticum genome encodes:
- a CDS encoding Lrp/AsnC family transcriptional regulator, which produces MDDLDQQILNVLRRDARTPYTEIAEQVGTSEGTVRNRVERMTEEGVIDRFTVSTRTGNVKAMVEVSVAVDVDTTAVSEQMAEWQLVDFVWQVSGEEDVVLIVDAADTQALNELITKARELEDVVSTKTRLILDEQR; this is translated from the coding sequence ATGGACGACCTCGATCAGCAGATCCTGAACGTGCTGCGGCGGGACGCCCGGACGCCGTACACCGAAATCGCCGAGCAGGTCGGGACCTCCGAGGGCACGGTCAGGAACCGCGTCGAGCGGATGACCGAGGAGGGCGTCATCGACCGCTTTACCGTCTCGACGCGGACGGGCAACGTCAAGGCGATGGTCGAGGTCAGCGTCGCGGTCGACGTCGACACGACCGCGGTGTCCGAGCAGATGGCCGAGTGGCAGCTCGTCGACTTCGTCTGGCAGGTCAGCGGCGAGGAGGACGTCGTGCTGATCGTCGACGCCGCGGACACGCAGGCGCTCAACGAGCTGATCACGAAGGCCCGCGAGCTCGAGGACGTCGTGAGCACGAAGACGCGGCTGATTCTGGACGAGCAGCGCTGA
- a CDS encoding CehA/McbA family metallohydrolase: protein MLAVDLHSHTRFFHGRRRLGDLFDPVGVELLTRTAAARGLDGLATTNHDYYTPFEDRNSVSVLPGIEVTTSDGHVLIVGPDPPVETEQGELTPTETVELAHDRNCAAILAHPFRDSSLREADAGFDAVEINGKHPRTSDWVRELADDLDLPLVGGSDAHYPIEVGRAHTAIDAEELTPESVVAAIRDGRVEARVDDWLPHRAIRKGYRFVHGQKGHFERPEVTTPGFGVPPEE, encoded by the coding sequence ATGCTCGCGGTCGACCTCCACTCGCACACGCGCTTTTTCCACGGCCGGCGTCGCCTCGGCGACCTGTTCGACCCGGTCGGCGTCGAGTTGCTCACCCGGACGGCCGCCGCGCGAGGGCTCGACGGCCTCGCGACGACGAACCACGACTACTACACGCCCTTCGAGGATCGAAACTCGGTGTCGGTGTTGCCGGGCATCGAGGTGACGACCAGCGACGGCCACGTGCTGATCGTCGGCCCCGACCCGCCCGTCGAGACCGAGCAGGGAGAACTGACGCCGACCGAGACCGTCGAGTTGGCTCACGATCGGAACTGCGCGGCGATCCTGGCCCACCCGTTCCGGGACAGCAGCCTGCGCGAAGCCGACGCCGGGTTCGACGCCGTCGAGATCAACGGCAAGCACCCCCGGACCAGCGACTGGGTGCGCGAGCTGGCCGACGACCTCGACTTGCCGCTCGTGGGCGGCAGCGACGCCCACTACCCGATCGAGGTCGGGCGGGCCCACACCGCGATCGACGCCGAGGAGCTGACGCCCGAGAGCGTCGTCGCGGCGATCCGGGACGGCCGCGTCGAGGCCCGGGTCGACGACTGGCTCCCCCATCGGGCGATCCGCAAGGGGTACCGGTTCGTCCACGGGCAGAAGGGCCACTTCGAGCGCCCGGAGGTGACGACGCCGGGCTTCGGCGTCCCGCCCGAGGAGTGA
- a CDS encoding AI-2E family transporter, protein MGVIGDTGAERVLWLVIGLALAALVGLALYSYIGALVSAIFIYYAVRPIYRRIEARTDYPNVAVTLTLLVLVVPMLLVIGYAGFLLVNEVDRLLSGGVLSAFRPYFQPYIEYARQGEVQQIRDALTGQGRLQGSTVSAALRDLFTRFASVLGVLFGVLTRVVLMLIFLFYLLRDGHKLRNWFVDAVDRDERIVSFVESVDDDLETVFFNNLAFIVFTAIQASIIYFAFNLVAPRRAVVGTPVLLGALIGIGTLIPVVGMKIVYLPYAAYLGVLAVTTATPIWHPVAFLAVSAVIVDTIPDVVIRPYLSGRNTLHIGLVMLGYFLGALTFGWWGLFFGPIVVVAAVHFGEQVFPWLAGEYLHR, encoded by the coding sequence ATGGGCGTCATCGGCGACACCGGCGCCGAAAGAGTTCTCTGGCTGGTGATCGGCCTCGCGCTGGCGGCGCTGGTCGGCCTCGCGCTGTACAGTTACATCGGCGCGCTCGTCTCGGCGATATTCATCTACTACGCGGTTCGACCGATCTACCGGCGGATCGAGGCGCGCACGGACTACCCGAACGTCGCCGTTACGCTCACGCTGCTCGTGCTTGTGGTGCCGATGCTGCTGGTGATCGGGTACGCCGGATTTCTGCTGGTCAACGAGGTCGATCGACTCCTCTCTGGCGGCGTTCTCTCCGCGTTCCGCCCGTACTTCCAGCCGTACATCGAGTACGCCCGGCAGGGCGAGGTCCAGCAGATCAGAGACGCGCTCACCGGCCAGGGCCGCTTGCAAGGATCGACGGTCAGTGCCGCGCTCCGGGACCTGTTCACCCGGTTCGCGAGCGTTCTGGGAGTGTTGTTCGGCGTGCTCACCAGAGTCGTCCTGATGCTCATCTTCCTGTTTTACCTGCTCCGAGACGGCCACAAGCTCCGGAACTGGTTCGTCGACGCCGTCGATCGCGACGAGCGGATCGTCTCGTTCGTCGAGAGCGTGGACGACGACCTCGAGACGGTCTTTTTCAACAACCTCGCCTTCATCGTGTTCACGGCGATCCAGGCGTCGATCATCTACTTCGCGTTCAACCTGGTCGCGCCGCGCAGAGCCGTCGTCGGGACGCCGGTGTTGCTCGGCGCGCTCATCGGGATCGGGACACTCATCCCGGTCGTCGGCATGAAGATCGTCTACCTGCCCTACGCCGCCTACCTCGGCGTCCTCGCCGTGACGACGGCGACGCCGATCTGGCACCCGGTCGCATTCCTGGCGGTTTCGGCCGTCATCGTCGACACGATCCCCGACGTCGTGATCCGGCCGTACCTCTCCGGACGCAACACGCTCCACATCGGTCTCGTGATGCTGGGCTACTTCCTCGGGGCGCTGACGTTCGGCTGGTGGGGGTTGTTCTTCGGCCCGATCGTCGTCGTCGCGGCTGTCCACTTCGGCGAGCAGGTCTTTCCGTGGCTGGCCGGCGAGTACCTGCATCGGTGA
- a CDS encoding Lrp/AsnC ligand binding domain-containing protein, producing the protein MVRAYAMIDTGEGTSPALCERIRTFDGVTEAHVVAGDFDIVVELEGDRPYDLQRILTREIRALDGVGTTRTYVVLE; encoded by the coding sequence ATGGTCAGGGCGTACGCGATGATCGACACCGGGGAGGGCACGTCGCCGGCACTGTGCGAGCGGATCCGAACGTTCGACGGCGTCACCGAGGCCCACGTCGTCGCGGGCGATTTCGACATCGTCGTCGAACTCGAAGGAGATCGTCCCTACGACCTCCAGCGGATCCTGACGAGGGAGATACGAGCGCTGGACGGCGTCGGCACGACGCGGACGTACGTCGTCCTGGAGTGA
- a CDS encoding DUF2892 domain-containing protein, whose translation MELQTVVDDRSRLARIVAAGALAVAAIGSLRNGKRLRGALAGAGAVVLGYKAVDSGDELTELDVDAIGATDEEESTESETTDETAKLHCAACGEPIVVGQARGPNANDEIVHEACEN comes from the coding sequence ATGGAACTGCAGACCGTCGTCGACGATCGCAGCCGACTCGCTCGCATAGTCGCCGCCGGCGCGCTGGCGGTCGCGGCGATCGGCTCGCTCAGAAACGGAAAGCGGCTGCGCGGCGCGCTGGCGGGCGCCGGCGCGGTCGTGCTCGGCTACAAGGCGGTCGACAGCGGCGACGAGCTAACCGAACTCGACGTCGACGCGATCGGCGCGACCGACGAGGAGGAATCGACCGAATCCGAGACGACCGACGAGACGGCGAAGCTCCACTGTGCGGCCTGCGGCGAGCCGATCGTCGTCGGACAGGCGCGCGGCCCGAACGCGAACGACGAGATCGTCCACGAAGCCTGCGAGAACTGA
- a CDS encoding PAS domain S-box protein — protein sequence MASFSADHSPQASIERLTAPDALTVLHVDDDPGFADLVATYLERESDSMEVLTETSAVDGIERLGRADVDCVVSDYDLPRTDGLEFLDAVREEHPELPFILYTGKGSEEIASEAISAGVTDYLQKGGGTDQYAVLANRVRNAVEQHRATREVERGFQAIETAREGISFLDEDGKFLYVNPAYADAYGYDREELIGEHWKVLYPDDGVEQVYDEILPSVPADGKWTGESVHRRKDGTELIVSHALAYCSEGTLLCFIQDVSEAKAMERTLERQRRHFEQFVDAVEEYAIFALDTEGRVTSWNRGAERLKGYSADEIVGEHLSTFYPDAKAEQGYPEELLATAREEGSVEDEGWRVRKDGSTFWANVVITAVCDDNGCHQGFLKVTRDLTDRRRRGADDGDVLAADDGIDDRLLERAIDEVPVGITISGPPSDDVPLVYANEAFVRLTGYSREEILGHNCRFLQGEATRPEPVRELAAAIEAGAGTTVELRNYRKDGTEFWNRVSITPIRDDAGDVTNYVGFQQDVTDRKRLERQLDRQLAQFEHFGGVLSHDFRTPLTTVRGRLQLARETGDTDHLDQATAALDRLEELVDNLSSAMRKGELVDEPTAVGLGDCLRSVWETLETGDATLRIETDGSIRADAEALKRLVENLFANALEHAGAEVTVTAGALADGFYVEDDGPGIPIDDRNRVFEAGYSTREGSHGFGLASVKQLAVAHGWDITATDGSDGGARFEITDAEVERQVG from the coding sequence ATGGCGTCGTTTTCGGCCGATCACTCGCCTCAGGCCAGTATAGAGCGCCTGACCGCTCCGGACGCGCTCACCGTCCTCCACGTCGACGACGATCCCGGGTTCGCCGACCTCGTTGCGACCTATCTCGAGCGGGAGAGCGATTCGATGGAGGTGCTCACCGAGACCAGCGCGGTGGACGGGATCGAGCGGCTCGGGCGCGCCGACGTCGACTGCGTCGTCAGCGACTACGACCTGCCTCGCACGGACGGCCTAGAGTTTCTCGACGCCGTTCGCGAGGAGCACCCGGAGCTCCCCTTCATCCTCTACACCGGCAAGGGAAGCGAGGAGATCGCCAGCGAGGCGATCTCGGCGGGCGTCACCGACTACCTGCAGAAGGGCGGCGGCACTGACCAGTACGCGGTGCTGGCGAACCGGGTCCGCAACGCCGTCGAGCAGCATCGCGCCACCAGAGAAGTCGAGCGGGGATTCCAGGCGATCGAGACGGCGCGGGAGGGCATCTCGTTTCTGGACGAGGACGGGAAATTCCTCTACGTCAACCCGGCGTACGCCGACGCGTACGGCTACGACCGCGAGGAGCTGATCGGCGAACACTGGAAGGTGCTGTACCCCGACGACGGCGTCGAGCAGGTGTACGACGAGATCCTGCCGTCGGTCCCCGCCGACGGCAAGTGGACCGGCGAGAGCGTCCACCGCCGAAAGGACGGCACCGAGTTAATCGTCAGTCACGCGCTCGCGTACTGCAGCGAGGGGACGCTGCTGTGTTTCATCCAGGACGTCAGCGAGGCGAAGGCGATGGAGCGGACGCTCGAACGCCAGCGTCGACACTTCGAGCAGTTCGTCGACGCGGTCGAGGAGTACGCCATCTTCGCGCTCGACACGGAGGGCCGAGTCACCAGCTGGAACCGCGGCGCCGAACGGCTGAAGGGGTACAGTGCGGACGAAATAGTCGGCGAACACCTCTCGACGTTCTATCCCGACGCGAAGGCCGAACAGGGGTATCCCGAGGAGCTCCTGGCGACCGCGCGCGAAGAGGGATCGGTCGAGGACGAAGGCTGGCGGGTCCGCAAGGACGGCTCGACGTTCTGGGCGAACGTCGTGATTACCGCCGTTTGCGACGACAACGGCTGCCATCAGGGGTTCCTGAAAGTCACGCGCGACCTGACCGACCGGCGCCGCCGAGGCGCCGACGATGGCGACGTCCTCGCTGCGGACGACGGTATCGACGATCGGCTCCTCGAACGGGCGATCGACGAGGTGCCCGTCGGGATAACGATCAGCGGGCCGCCGTCGGATGACGTCCCGCTCGTCTACGCCAACGAGGCGTTCGTCAGGCTGACCGGCTACTCGCGGGAGGAGATCCTCGGGCACAACTGTCGGTTTCTGCAGGGCGAGGCGACCCGACCGGAACCGGTCCGCGAACTGGCCGCCGCCATCGAGGCCGGGGCGGGGACGACCGTCGAACTACGGAACTACCGGAAGGACGGCACCGAGTTCTGGAACCGCGTGTCGATCACGCCGATCCGGGACGACGCCGGCGACGTGACTAACTACGTGGGGTTCCAGCAGGACGTCACCGACCGGAAACGCCTGGAGCGCCAGCTCGACCGGCAGCTGGCGCAGTTCGAGCACTTCGGCGGCGTGCTGTCCCACGACTTCCGGACGCCGCTGACCACGGTTCGCGGGCGGCTCCAACTGGCCCGGGAAACGGGCGACACGGACCATCTCGACCAGGCGACGGCAGCGCTCGATCGCCTCGAAGAGCTCGTCGACAACCTCTCGAGCGCGATGCGGAAAGGGGAGCTCGTCGACGAGCCGACGGCGGTCGGGCTCGGGGACTGTCTGCGGTCGGTCTGGGAGACCCTGGAGACGGGCGACGCGACCTTGCGGATCGAGACCGACGGCTCGATCCGCGCCGACGCCGAGGCGCTCAAGCGACTGGTCGAGAACCTGTTCGCGAACGCGCTCGAGCACGCCGGGGCCGAGGTGACGGTGACGGCCGGCGCGCTCGCGGACGGGTTCTACGTCGAGGACGACGGCCCGGGGATTCCTATCGACGACCGAAACCGCGTGTTCGAGGCGGGGTACTCGACGCGCGAGGGCAGCCACGGGTTCGGATTGGCGAGCGTGAAACAGCTCGCGGTCGCTCACGGGTGGGACATCACCGCGACCGACGGAAGTGATGGCGGCGCCCGCTTCGAGATCACCGACGCCGAGGTAGAGCGCCAGGTGGGCTAA
- a CDS encoding bacterio-opsin activator domain-containing protein produces MDTVTVQSVTDGERPRVLLVGPAEHVESTADELRGAQPAFAVTTATSGERARSIVGERDVDCVVCAEALPDTDGVSVLYAIRDSHPSIPVFLYASEGSEELASEAISAGVTDYVPVSLGEEQPAVLANRVINGVEKHRTETALERQRERLAAINRLHRVLEDVAVSVIETPTREEMERRVCERLVESDSYAFAWIGDVDRGTRAITPSASAGGEEGYLEDVTITADESDTGKGPAGTAVRTSEPQIVGDIATAESFEPWRETTLERGFRSAASIPITHRGSVYGVLTVYSERTNAFGGRESEILDALGDVLGHAFNAVQRKKTLMGDVLTELEFRIPELESPLVAATEERDCSIRVDRTLPAGEDEYVQYLTVEGIPPDAVRDLAAQVDSVERVSHLGAEETETEHQFEVAQSDPPLTSTVAAFGGRVRSGTVRDGEFRATVELPPDADVRSILEAVRERYADAELVAQRTTEQDAVTTGEFRSRVFEELTEKQRTALEAAYFSGFFEWPRENSGEEIAETLGVAPATFSQHIRNAERKIGDVLLDEARDDEAPEGAGDD; encoded by the coding sequence ATGGACACCGTCACGGTTCAGTCCGTCACCGACGGCGAGCGGCCGCGGGTGTTGCTCGTCGGACCCGCCGAGCACGTCGAGTCGACGGCGGACGAGCTCCGGGGCGCCCAGCCCGCGTTCGCGGTGACGACGGCGACCAGCGGCGAACGCGCCCGATCGATCGTCGGCGAGCGCGACGTCGACTGCGTCGTCTGCGCGGAGGCGCTGCCGGACACCGACGGGGTCTCCGTGCTGTACGCGATCCGGGACTCTCACCCGTCGATCCCGGTGTTCCTCTACGCGAGCGAGGGCAGCGAGGAGCTCGCCAGCGAGGCGATCTCGGCGGGCGTCACCGACTACGTCCCGGTGTCGCTGGGCGAGGAACAGCCGGCCGTACTCGCGAACCGAGTCATAAACGGCGTCGAGAAACACCGGACCGAGACGGCGCTGGAGCGCCAGCGCGAGCGGCTCGCGGCGATCAACCGGCTCCACCGCGTGCTCGAGGACGTCGCGGTGTCGGTGATCGAGACGCCGACGCGCGAGGAGATGGAACGCCGGGTCTGCGAGCGGCTCGTCGAGTCGGACTCCTACGCGTTCGCGTGGATCGGCGACGTCGATCGGGGTACGCGTGCGATCACGCCGTCGGCTTCGGCCGGCGGCGAGGAGGGATATCTCGAGGACGTGACGATCACTGCCGACGAGTCCGACACCGGGAAAGGGCCGGCGGGGACGGCCGTTCGCACCAGCGAGCCCCAGATCGTCGGCGATATCGCGACCGCCGAGTCCTTCGAGCCGTGGCGCGAAACCACCCTCGAACGGGGCTTCCGGTCGGCGGCGTCGATCCCGATCACCCACCGCGGGTCTGTGTACGGCGTGCTGACCGTCTACTCCGAGCGAACGAACGCGTTCGGCGGCCGCGAGAGCGAGATTCTCGACGCCCTCGGCGACGTGCTGGGCCACGCGTTCAACGCCGTCCAGCGCAAGAAGACGCTGATGGGCGACGTGCTGACGGAACTGGAGTTCCGGATTCCCGAACTCGAGTCGCCGCTGGTCGCCGCGACCGAGGAGCGGGACTGCTCGATCCGCGTCGATCGCACGCTGCCCGCCGGCGAGGACGAGTACGTCCAGTATCTCACGGTCGAGGGGATCCCCCCCGACGCGGTCCGCGACCTCGCAGCGCAGGTCGACAGCGTCGAGCGCGTCTCGCACCTCGGCGCCGAGGAAACGGAGACCGAACACCAGTTCGAGGTCGCCCAGTCCGATCCGCCGCTGACGAGCACGGTCGCGGCGTTCGGCGGCCGCGTCCGATCCGGGACCGTCCGGGACGGCGAGTTCCGCGCGACGGTCGAGCTGCCGCCGGACGCCGACGTCCGGTCGATCCTCGAGGCCGTCCGGGAGCGGTACGCCGACGCCGAACTCGTCGCCCAGCGCACGACCGAGCAGGACGCCGTGACGACCGGCGAGTTCCGCAGCCGCGTGTTCGAGGAACTCACCGAGAAGCAACGCACCGCGCTGGAAGCCGCGTACTTCTCGGGCTTTTTCGAGTGGCCCCGCGAGAACAGCGGCGAGGAGATCGCCGAGACGCTCGGCGTCGCGCCGGCGACGTTCTCCCAGCACATCCGCAACGCCGAGCGCAAGATCGGCGACGTCCTGCTCGACGAGGCGCGCGACGACGAAGCGCCCGAGGGCGCGGGCGACGACTGA
- a CDS encoding 3-keto-5-aminohexanoate cleavage protein, producing MSYEDFLAGEPLIVTAALTGGVHGKEANPNLPETPEEIGRAAAAAEDAGAAVVHLHARRPNGERSFAAERFQEIDDAVRRHADDVVIQHSTGGTGAPAAERHQPLRTDPPPEMASLDMGPLNRYDRLTSENTRATVDALHEEMRARGIKPELEVFNDGHRNEVHGLLERRDLADPVYATLIFGGGTLTRPRPRNLLNAVEDLPEGALFNTLGFGRHQLPFATLGILLGGHVRVGLEDNVYYERGELAESNAQLVERVVRVAETLGREVATPAQAREILGLRAIDR from the coding sequence GTGAGCTACGAGGACTTTCTCGCGGGCGAGCCCCTGATCGTCACCGCGGCGCTGACCGGCGGCGTCCACGGGAAGGAGGCGAATCCCAACCTTCCCGAGACGCCCGAGGAGATCGGCCGGGCCGCCGCGGCCGCCGAGGACGCCGGCGCCGCGGTCGTCCACCTCCACGCGCGGCGGCCCAACGGCGAGCGCTCCTTTGCCGCCGAGCGCTTTCAGGAGATCGACGACGCGGTGCGGCGCCACGCCGACGACGTGGTGATCCAGCACTCGACCGGCGGGACCGGCGCGCCGGCCGCCGAGCGCCACCAGCCCCTCCGGACCGATCCGCCGCCCGAGATGGCGTCGCTCGACATGGGGCCGCTGAACCGGTACGACCGCCTGACCAGCGAGAACACGCGGGCGACGGTCGACGCGCTCCACGAGGAGATGCGGGCGCGGGGCATCAAGCCAGAACTGGAGGTGTTCAACGACGGCCACCGCAACGAGGTCCACGGCCTGCTCGAACGGCGCGACCTCGCCGATCCGGTGTACGCGACGCTGATCTTCGGCGGCGGGACGCTGACGCGGCCGCGCCCCCGAAACCTGCTGAACGCCGTCGAGGACCTCCCCGAGGGAGCGCTGTTCAACACGCTCGGATTCGGCCGCCACCAGCTACCCTTCGCGACGCTCGGGATCTTGCTGGGCGGGCACGTCCGCGTCGGGCTGGAGGACAACGTCTACTACGAGCGGGGCGAGCTCGCCGAGAGCAACGCCCAGCTCGTCGAGCGGGTCGTCCGCGTCGCCGAGACGCTCGGCCGGGAGGTCGCCACTCCGGCGCAGGCGCGCGAGATCCTCGGACTTCGAGCGATCGATCGCTGA
- a CDS encoding ring-cleaving dioxygenase: MAPPTSGLHHVTAIAGDPQRNADFYVGTLGLRFIKRTVNHDDTGTYHFYFGDERGSPGTNITFFPWTEGGRPGEFGAGQTRDTAYAIPPESVDFWVDRLESRDVDVERGERFGETVLRFEDPDGIGLELVATDLADEADVDLWDDGPVPVDHQLRGFHAVTLAVEEFDPTASVLTDVLGYELEEESDGRRRYRAAEGGPGSAVDLVETDAGRGRMGVGTVHHVAFMAEDEDEQQRYREAFADQGLRATDIVDRKYFRSIYCREPGGILFEVATNGPGFAVDEDVEDLGSSLVLPEWLEDERESIEAQLPEFDTPSFESGSE, encoded by the coding sequence ATGGCACCGCCGACTTCGGGACTCCACCACGTGACCGCGATCGCGGGCGACCCCCAGCGCAACGCCGACTTCTACGTCGGCACGCTCGGCCTGCGCTTTATCAAGCGCACGGTCAACCACGACGACACCGGCACCTACCACTTCTACTTCGGCGACGAGCGCGGGTCGCCGGGGACGAACATCACCTTCTTCCCCTGGACCGAAGGGGGCCGGCCCGGCGAGTTCGGCGCCGGACAGACCCGGGACACCGCGTACGCGATCCCGCCCGAGTCGGTCGACTTCTGGGTCGATCGGCTCGAATCGCGGGACGTCGACGTCGAGCGGGGCGAGCGCTTCGGCGAGACGGTGCTCCGCTTCGAGGACCCCGACGGGATCGGTCTCGAACTCGTCGCAACCGACCTGGCCGACGAGGCCGACGTCGACCTGTGGGACGACGGCCCCGTTCCGGTCGACCACCAGCTCCGCGGATTCCACGCCGTGACGCTCGCCGTCGAGGAGTTCGACCCCACCGCGTCGGTGCTGACCGACGTGCTGGGCTACGAACTGGAGGAAGAATCCGACGGCCGCCGCCGCTACCGCGCCGCGGAGGGCGGCCCCGGATCAGCTGTCGACCTCGTCGAGACCGACGCCGGGCGGGGCCGGATGGGCGTCGGGACGGTCCACCACGTCGCCTTCATGGCGGAAGACGAGGACGAACAGCAGCGCTACCGCGAGGCGTTCGCCGATCAAGGACTGCGCGCGACCGATATCGTCGACCGCAAGTACTTCCGGTCGATCTACTGCCGCGAGCCCGGCGGCATCCTCTTCGAGGTCGCGACGAACGGGCCCGGGTTCGCGGTCGACGAGGACGTGGAAGACCTTGGCTCCTCGCTGGTGCTCCCCGAGTGGCTCGAAGACGAGCGCGAGTCGATCGAGGCCCAGCTGCCCGAGTTCGATACCCCCTCGTTCGAGAGCGGGAGCGAGTGA
- a CDS encoding iron-containing alcohol dehydrogenase family protein: MSPHDANPNSRDGVRFEYDPGVVRFRTGAAADLADELQKHGLERALVVCGSTVGSTSAVIDPVTEGLGDRLAGVFDETTPEKRLDTAYDGLDAARKHDADALVALGGGSSLDVAKMISVLSADDRDPEAVGAELADTGSISVPEGSLLPVVAVPTTLAGADLSAVAGVTASPGSDLVDESAVPAGTDAVGGGVSDPRLMPTATVYDPELFATTPERILAASAMNGFDKGIETLYARNATPVTDATAARGLGLLADGLRKFGAEEEATAETLEPVVEGIWLVQYGISRPDGTTLSMIHAFGHGLTRTYDVQQGAAHAVVAPHVLRYLFERVDARRDLLAEALGEPGAADPAEAVIDAVAEVRDALGLPSRLRDVDGPDPEAFPQVAEAIVGDSFVANAPQGLDVRAEEIEAVLRDAY, translated from the coding sequence ATGAGCCCGCACGACGCCAACCCAAACTCCCGAGACGGCGTCCGGTTCGAGTACGATCCCGGCGTCGTCAGGTTCCGCACGGGCGCCGCCGCCGACCTCGCGGACGAACTCCAGAAACACGGACTGGAGCGGGCGCTCGTGGTCTGTGGATCGACCGTCGGAAGCACCTCCGCGGTGATCGACCCAGTCACCGAGGGACTCGGCGACCGGCTCGCCGGCGTGTTCGACGAGACGACGCCCGAGAAACGCCTCGACACCGCGTACGACGGCCTCGACGCCGCCCGAAAGCACGACGCCGACGCGCTGGTCGCGCTGGGCGGCGGGAGCAGCCTCGACGTGGCGAAAATGATCAGCGTGCTCTCGGCGGACGACCGCGACCCAGAGGCGGTGGGAGCCGAACTCGCCGACACCGGCTCGATCTCCGTGCCGGAGGGCTCGCTGCTGCCCGTCGTCGCCGTTCCGACGACGCTCGCGGGCGCCGACCTCTCCGCGGTGGCCGGCGTGACGGCGTCGCCTGGCTCCGATCTCGTCGACGAGAGCGCGGTTCCGGCCGGCACCGACGCCGTGGGCGGGGGCGTCTCCGACCCGCGTCTGATGCCGACCGCGACCGTCTACGATCCCGAGCTGTTCGCCACGACGCCCGAACGGATCCTCGCGGCCTCGGCGATGAACGGGTTCGACAAGGGGATCGAGACGCTGTACGCCCGGAACGCGACGCCGGTCACCGACGCCACGGCGGCCCGCGGGCTGGGGCTGCTCGCGGACGGGCTCCGGAAGTTCGGCGCGGAGGAGGAGGCGACTGCGGAGACGCTGGAGCCGGTCGTCGAAGGGATCTGGCTCGTCCAGTACGGCATCTCGCGGCCCGACGGGACGACGCTCTCGATGATCCACGCGTTCGGCCACGGGCTGACCCGCACCTACGACGTCCAGCAGGGCGCGGCCCACGCCGTCGTCGCGCCCCACGTCCTCCGGTACCTGTTCGAGCGCGTCGACGCCCGGCGCGACCTGCTCGCCGAGGCCCTGGGCGAACCGGGGGCGGCCGATCCCGCCGAGGCGGTGATCGACGCCGTCGCCGAGGTGCGCGACGCGCTGGGGCTGCCGTCGCGACTCCGCGACGTCGACGGCCCCGACCCCGAGGCGTTCCCGCAGGTCGCCGAGGCGATCGTCGGGGACTCGTTCGTCGCGAACGCGCCGCAAGGGCTCGACGTTCGGGCAGAAGAGATCGAAGCCGTGCTGCGCGACGCGTACTGA
- a CDS encoding alpha/beta hydrolase, with translation MSGPHQDQELVTAGAPLDAADAAAVLVHGRGASAGSIVQMADDFYQHGVAFLAPQAARNTWYPNSFLAPVEQNEPGRSSGLQAVADAVDKANDAGIPTERVVVLGFSQGACLASEFVARNPTRYGGLVALSGGLIGESVDEGDYEGDLEGTPAFFGCSDVDPHIPEERVHESASVFENLNAAVEKRLYEGMGHGVNEDEVEYVSDLLADLVEE, from the coding sequence ATGAGCGGACCCCACCAGGACCAGGAACTCGTGACCGCCGGCGCGCCGCTCGACGCGGCGGACGCCGCCGCGGTGCTCGTCCACGGCCGCGGCGCCAGCGCGGGCAGCATCGTCCAGATGGCCGACGACTTCTACCAACACGGCGTGGCGTTCCTCGCGCCCCAGGCCGCCAGGAACACGTGGTATCCCAACTCGTTCCTCGCGCCGGTCGAGCAGAACGAGCCCGGCCGGAGCTCCGGTCTACAGGCGGTCGCCGACGCCGTCGACAAGGCCAACGACGCGGGAATCCCGACCGAGCGCGTCGTCGTGCTGGGGTTCTCGCAGGGCGCCTGCCTCGCCAGCGAGTTCGTCGCCAGGAACCCGACGCGCTACGGCGGGCTGGTGGCGCTGAGCGGCGGCCTCATCGGCGAGTCGGTCGACGAAGGCGACTACGAGGGTGACCTGGAGGGCACGCCCGCCTTCTTCGGCTGCAGCGACGTCGACCCCCACATCCCCGAGGAGCGCGTTCACGAGTCGGCGTCGGTGTTCGAGAACCTGAACGCGGCCGTCGAGAAGCGCCTCTACGAGGGGATGGGCCACGGCGTCAACGAGGACGAGGTCGAGTACGTCTCGGATCTGCTCGCGGATCTCGTCGAGGAGTAG